One segment of Curtobacterium poinsettiae DNA contains the following:
- the murC gene encoding UDP-N-acetylmuramate--L-alanine ligase produces MTIKPDLTQPIPDDLGTVHFVGIGGAGMSGIARMFLAAGHRVTGSDSRETETTGTMRDLGATVHIGHDAVNVGEADTIVVTSALWPDNPELLEAQRRGLPVLHRSQALAALIAEHRLVAVAGAHGKTTSTGMIVTAMVELGLDPSFVNGGVIQSLGTSSAPGSSDLFVVEADESDGSFLLYDVAVALITNVDADHLDHYGSEEAFTEAFVEFAAKASERVVISSDDAGAKTVTAGIRQRADAPEVVTFGEAVDADVRIEGITESAGVEVDFRAGGEAYHLTLRVPGRHNAINAVGAFAVLTGLGVAPADAVRGLEAFGGTQRRFELHGVERGVSVYDDYAHHPTEVAAALKAARNVVGDGRIIAIHQPHLYSRTRLMAGDFAKVYEELADHTVVLDVYGAREDPEPGVTGALVQERFADQSRVEFLPDWDEAAARAAAVARDGDIIMTLSCGDVYRIIPQVLGALGTDGASSR; encoded by the coding sequence ATGACCATCAAGCCGGACCTGACCCAGCCGATCCCGGACGACCTGGGCACGGTGCACTTCGTCGGCATCGGCGGCGCGGGCATGAGCGGGATCGCCCGGATGTTCCTCGCCGCCGGGCACCGCGTGACGGGCAGCGACTCCCGCGAGACGGAGACGACCGGCACGATGCGCGACCTCGGCGCGACCGTGCACATCGGTCACGACGCCGTGAACGTCGGCGAGGCCGACACCATCGTCGTCACGAGCGCCCTCTGGCCCGACAACCCCGAGCTCCTCGAGGCGCAGCGCCGCGGTCTGCCGGTGCTCCACCGTTCGCAGGCCCTCGCCGCCCTGATCGCCGAGCACCGTCTGGTCGCGGTCGCCGGTGCGCACGGCAAGACCACCTCGACCGGCATGATCGTCACCGCGATGGTCGAGCTCGGTCTCGACCCGAGCTTCGTCAACGGCGGCGTCATCCAGTCCCTCGGCACCAGCTCGGCCCCGGGGTCGAGCGACCTGTTCGTGGTCGAGGCCGACGAGTCCGACGGCTCGTTCCTGCTCTACGACGTCGCCGTGGCCCTGATCACCAACGTCGACGCCGACCACCTGGACCACTACGGCAGCGAGGAGGCCTTCACCGAGGCCTTCGTCGAGTTCGCCGCGAAGGCGAGCGAGCGCGTCGTCATCTCGAGCGACGACGCCGGTGCGAAGACGGTCACGGCCGGCATCCGCCAGCGCGCCGACGCCCCCGAGGTCGTCACGTTCGGCGAGGCCGTCGACGCGGACGTCCGCATCGAGGGCATCACCGAGTCCGCCGGCGTCGAGGTCGACTTCCGCGCCGGGGGTGAGGCGTACCACCTGACCCTCCGCGTGCCCGGCCGGCACAACGCGATCAACGCCGTCGGCGCCTTCGCGGTGCTGACCGGCCTCGGCGTCGCCCCGGCCGACGCGGTTCGCGGGCTCGAGGCGTTCGGCGGCACCCAGCGCCGCTTCGAGCTGCACGGTGTCGAGCGCGGCGTTTCGGTCTACGACGACTACGCCCACCACCCGACCGAGGTCGCCGCGGCGCTCAAGGCCGCCCGCAACGTCGTCGGCGACGGCCGCATCATCGCGATCCACCAGCCGCACCTGTACTCGCGCACCCGTCTGATGGCCGGCGACTTCGCCAAGGTGTACGAGGAGCTCGCCGACCACACGGTCGTGCTCGACGTCTACGGCGCCCGCGAGGACCCGGAGCCCGGCGTGACCGGCGCCCTGGTGCAGGAGCGCTTCGCCGACCAGTCGCGCGTCGAGTTCCTGCCCGACTGGGACGAGGCGGCGGCCCGCGCGGCCGCGGTCGCCCGGGACGGCGACATCATCATGACGCTCAGCTGCGGCGACGTGTACCGGATCATCCCGCAGGTGCTCGGCGCCCTGGGCACCGACGGAGCGTCGTCCCGGTGA
- the murG gene encoding undecaprenyldiphospho-muramoylpentapeptide beta-N-acetylglucosaminyltransferase translates to MSKYLFAGGGTAGHVNPLLAVADRLTEREPGAEVLVLGTAEGLESRLVPMRGYELLTIPRLPFPRKLNGAALRFPQRFAAAVKRTEQIIRDHEIEVVLGVGGYAAAPAYIAARRTGTPIVVHEQNAKPGLANRLAAFLTEHVGLTFSNTRLRHGRVVGMPLRREIESLDRRAVRSEGLAEFGLDPDRPVLLVTGGSSGARSINRTINKSAAAIVGAGWQVLHVVGAASDIGPSDLDGYHVLPYCDRMDLAYAASDFVVSRSGAGMVCELTAVGLPSVLVPYPVGNGEQRHNAKDVVDAGGAVLVADGEFDQDWVTFQLLSILQDRSRIADMTVRAGSVGHRDGADRMTDLVLDAAKQAPSTTEER, encoded by the coding sequence GTGAGCAAGTACCTCTTCGCCGGCGGCGGCACCGCCGGCCACGTCAACCCCCTGCTCGCGGTCGCCGACCGGCTGACCGAGCGGGAGCCCGGCGCCGAGGTGCTCGTGCTGGGCACCGCCGAGGGACTGGAGTCCCGCCTCGTCCCGATGCGCGGCTACGAGCTGCTGACGATCCCGCGCCTGCCGTTCCCGCGGAAGCTCAACGGCGCGGCCCTGCGTTTCCCGCAGCGCTTCGCGGCGGCGGTCAAGCGGACCGAGCAGATCATCCGCGACCACGAGATCGAGGTGGTCCTCGGGGTCGGTGGCTACGCGGCCGCTCCGGCGTACATCGCCGCCCGCCGCACCGGCACCCCGATCGTCGTGCACGAGCAGAACGCGAAGCCCGGGCTGGCGAACCGCCTCGCCGCGTTCCTCACCGAGCACGTCGGACTGACCTTCTCGAACACCCGCCTGCGCCACGGCCGCGTCGTCGGCATGCCGCTCCGTCGCGAGATCGAGTCGCTCGACCGCCGGGCCGTACGGTCCGAGGGGCTCGCCGAGTTCGGACTCGACCCGGACCGACCCGTGCTGCTCGTGACCGGTGGTTCCTCGGGCGCGCGGAGCATCAACCGGACGATCAACAAGTCCGCCGCCGCCATCGTCGGAGCCGGATGGCAGGTCCTGCACGTCGTGGGCGCCGCGTCGGACATCGGCCCGAGCGACCTCGACGGGTACCACGTGCTGCCCTACTGCGACCGGATGGACCTGGCGTACGCGGCGAGTGACTTCGTCGTGTCGCGCTCCGGCGCCGGCATGGTGTGCGAGCTGACCGCCGTCGGGCTGCCGAGTGTGCTCGTGCCGTACCCGGTGGGGAACGGTGAGCAGCGCCACAACGCGAAGGACGTCGTCGACGCCGGGGGAGCCGTCCTGGTGGCCGACGGGGAATTCGACCAGGACTGGGTGACGTTCCAGCTGCTGAGCATCCTGCAGGACCGCTCCCGCATCGCGGACATGACCGTGCGGGCGGGCAGCGTCGGCCACCGCGACGGCGCCGACCGGATGACCGACCTGGTCCTCGACGCCGCGAAGCAGGCCCCCAGCACCACGGAGGAACGATGA